A region from the Pelobates fuscus isolate aPelFus1 chromosome 3, aPelFus1.pri, whole genome shotgun sequence genome encodes:
- the LOC134601182 gene encoding apoptosis-enhancing nuclease-like: MKDFASTSSNLYHGLTETSQHTTVPHVPAPLDHMQIGCVGNRRKSRKHQRFLKQKELLCGLHSMKEKSYKEFTKSNTCFMVSGASQFGFKEKCEKINVEKQSDTVGKFKTISFKLPEMSGSLSSDLLSSNADSDSGLSMTGSCVSGMSAFLTWMKPGRCVAIDCEMVGTGPGAKTSELARCSVVNYYGAVLYDQYIQPELPVTDYRTRWSGITRHHLKHAIPFKTAQKEILNLLKDNRVVGHALHNDFKALKYFPPRDQTRDTSKMRLLNKMAGIPARQNVSLKRLTLALLNKHIQGGKKGHSSVEDAEACMELYKIVEDQWEQNLHLYSNPSSPTKPIVHDTNSYMEDQYWPPDLNENYR; the protein is encoded by the exons ATGAAGGACTTTGCATCCACGTCTAGTAATTTATACCATGGGCTTACTGAAACCAGCCAACACACGACTGTGCCTCATGTACCCGCTCCTTTGGACCACATGCAAATTGGTTGTGTTGGGAATCGCCGGAAAAGTAGAAAGCATCAACGTTTTTTGAAACAAAAGGAATTACTGTGTGGGCTGCATAGTATGAAAGAAAAGAGCTACAAAGAGTTTACTAAAAGTAATACATGCTTCATGGTCAGTGGCGCCAGTCAGTTCGGCTTCAAAgagaaatgtgagaaaataaatgtagaaaagcAATCAGACACAGTTGGCAAGTTCAAAACCATATCTTTCAAACTACCAGAAATGTCAGGATCTTTATCTAGTGATCTTTTGTCAAGTAATGCTGACTCTGACAGTGGGCTGTCAATGACAGGCAGTTGTGTTTCAGGCATGTCTGCCTTTCTTACCTGGATGAAACCCGGGAGGTGTGTTGCCATTGACTGCGAGATGGTGGGTACTGGTCCTGGTGCAAAAACCAGTGAACTAGCTCGGTGCAGTGTGGTAAACTACTATGGGGCTGTTTTATATGACCAATATATCCAACCTGAGCTGCCAGTTACAGATTACAGAACTCGATGGAGTGGCATCACCAGACATCACttgaagcatgctattccatTTAAGACTGCTCAGAAGGAG ATTCTGAATCTACTAAAGGACAACAGAGTTGTCGGACATGCCTTGCACAATGATTTTAAAGCTCTAAAGTACTTCCCTCCCAGAGACCAGACACGGGATACCAGTAAAATGAGATTGCTGAATAAAATGGCAGGAATTCCAGCAAGACAAAATGTCTCCTTGAAAAGGCTTACGTTGGCTCtgctaaacaaacacatacag ggcgGTAAAAAGGGACACTCTTCTGTAGAAGATGCCGAAGCATGCATGGAACTCTACAAAATTGTAGAGGATCAATGGGAGCAGAACCTACATCTGTACTCAAACCCCAGTTCACCCACAAAGCCTATTGTCCATGATACTAACAGTTACATGGAGGATCAGTACTGGCCTCCAGATCTAAATGAAAACTATAGATAA